The Psychrobacter sp. LV10R520-6 genome includes a region encoding these proteins:
- a CDS encoding FdhF/YdeP family oxidoreductase: protein MRKIPVYTHPAAGWPALIASTRKLMDYNAFLRGSLSVLSSNQPKGGFDCPGCAWPDHKSHKALDVCETGIKVIASEAMSTRADAQFFATHTVKELQGWSGYELEHIGRLSEPLYYDAAQDHYVSISWQDAYARIAKQLQKLDSPDEALFYTSGRVTNEPAFMFQLFVRCFGTNNLPDCSNMCHEPTSVMLGKQLGIGKATVILEDFEQAKLILMFGQNPATNHPRMLEMLAHAHKQGCRIISINPMREQGLSAFINPKKPSHMVAGKSDYIVDDVIQIQIGGDAALLTGIAKWLTKNNKINTDFIEQHTSGFKDLDNWLRQQSWADVERGSGISKEEIINIAHLVADSPATICTWGMGITQHVQGDDNVAMITNLLLLMGMIGIDGAGASPVRGHSNVQGDRTMGIHERPKQSLLDSLERVFKRPMPQENGLDVVTGAKAMIEGKIKAFVSMGGNYAVAAPDSSTIQQALTNNQLNVFVATKLNETMLYPGVDNLILPCVGRTERLITAKGEQFATIEDSMCQIVATQGRLDPISDTLKSEAQIVADIATHLFGAESSIPWQAMSENFDIIRDYIAQAIEGFEDFNQRIRAADRGFHLYHPARHRQWDTESGKAQFEVPKYPIIYVANQMTERTAKFAADLKQKIDINSDVKNAQSNSEPNSQTNTQASEQAVWQLTSVRSHDQFNTMIFGFQDRYRQTDRRDVLFMHPDEMNRLGWQKGDTVVVSRQDSKDQQRTLGPLILTEMDIAANAVATYYPECNDLIDLDTHAPDSRIPAYKSLTVVLQRVSAATGLTDSA from the coding sequence GTTTGATTGTCCGGGCTGTGCGTGGCCAGATCATAAGTCACATAAAGCACTCGATGTCTGCGAGACTGGTATCAAAGTCATCGCCAGTGAAGCTATGTCTACGCGTGCCGATGCTCAGTTTTTTGCTACACATACGGTAAAAGAGCTGCAAGGCTGGTCTGGCTATGAACTTGAGCACATAGGTCGATTATCAGAGCCCCTATATTATGATGCGGCTCAAGATCATTATGTCTCTATCTCTTGGCAGGATGCTTACGCACGTATCGCTAAACAATTACAGAAGCTTGACTCACCTGATGAAGCATTATTTTATACCTCAGGGCGAGTAACCAACGAGCCGGCCTTTATGTTTCAGTTATTTGTGCGTTGTTTTGGTACCAATAACTTACCCGATTGCTCTAACATGTGCCACGAGCCCACCTCAGTGATGCTCGGTAAACAGTTAGGCATAGGCAAAGCAACCGTCATATTAGAAGACTTTGAGCAAGCTAAATTGATACTGATGTTCGGACAAAACCCAGCAACCAATCATCCCCGTATGCTCGAGATGCTAGCTCATGCGCACAAGCAAGGGTGCCGAATTATCTCTATCAACCCTATGCGAGAGCAGGGTTTAAGCGCGTTTATAAATCCAAAAAAGCCGTCACATATGGTCGCAGGAAAAAGTGACTATATAGTCGATGATGTCATTCAAATTCAAATCGGTGGTGATGCCGCACTATTAACGGGTATAGCAAAATGGCTCACCAAAAATAATAAAATTAACACAGATTTTATTGAGCAGCATACCTCAGGATTTAAGGACCTAGATAATTGGCTACGCCAGCAGTCTTGGGCAGATGTCGAGCGCGGCTCTGGTATTAGTAAGGAAGAAATCATCAACATTGCCCACCTCGTTGCAGACAGTCCGGCGACAATTTGTACTTGGGGTATGGGCATCACTCAACATGTCCAAGGCGATGACAATGTCGCTATGATTACCAATTTGCTGTTATTAATGGGTATGATTGGTATCGATGGTGCAGGTGCATCGCCAGTTCGTGGGCACTCTAACGTGCAAGGCGATCGGACCATGGGCATCCATGAGCGACCCAAGCAAAGCTTGCTTGACAGTCTTGAGCGTGTATTTAAGCGTCCAATGCCACAAGAGAACGGCCTTGATGTGGTCACAGGCGCAAAAGCGATGATAGAAGGCAAGATCAAAGCCTTTGTAAGTATGGGCGGTAACTACGCCGTTGCAGCGCCTGATTCAAGTACCATTCAACAAGCATTAACTAATAATCAGCTTAATGTTTTTGTCGCCACCAAGCTTAATGAGACCATGCTTTATCCGGGCGTTGACAATCTAATTTTACCGTGCGTGGGTCGCACGGAGCGCTTAATTACTGCTAAAGGCGAGCAGTTTGCGACGATTGAGGATTCCATGTGTCAAATCGTCGCTACCCAAGGTCGCCTTGACCCAATTAGTGATACCCTAAAATCTGAAGCGCAAATTGTGGCAGATATAGCTACGCATTTGTTTGGGGCTGAGTCATCGATTCCTTGGCAGGCAATGAGTGAGAATTTCGATATTATTCGTGACTATATTGCTCAAGCTATTGAAGGTTTTGAGGACTTTAACCAGCGTATCCGTGCCGCTGATCGTGGCTTCCATTTGTATCATCCTGCTCGTCATCGTCAATGGGATACCGAAAGCGGTAAAGCACAGTTTGAAGTGCCCAAATATCCGATTATCTATGTTGCAAACCAAATGACAGAGAGAACCGCAAAATTTGCGGCAGACTTAAAGCAGAAAATCGATATTAATAGTGATGTTAAGAATGCTCAAAGCAATTCTGAACCCAACTCACAAACCAATACTCAGGCTAGTGAACAAGCAGTTTGGCAGTTAACCAGCGTCCGTAGTCATGATCAGTTTAATACCATGATATTTGGCTTCCAAGACCGCTACCGCCAAACAGATCGCCGTGATGTGTTATTTATGCATCCTGATGAGATGAATCGCTTAGGTTGGCAAAAGGGTGATACCGTTGTGGTCTCGCGTCAAGACAGTAAAGATCAGCAGCGTACGTTAGGGCCATTGATACTGACTGAGATGGACATTGCTGCTAATGCCGTCGCGACCTACTATCCGGAATGTAATGATCTAATCGACTTAGATACACATGCGCCAGACTCTAGAATACCGGCGTACAAGTCATTAACCGTTGTTTTGCAACGTGTTAGTGCAGCTACTGGACTAACTGACTCTGCTTAG
- the fdhD gene encoding formate dehydrogenase accessory sulfurtransferase FdhD, protein MIVENNAQYSAKVSADSVSEDLELPATPLARNHMAQKHSYPLNEYGRNNIGIESFDEIHIDRQLASLAVEAAIAIVINGIHYAVLMASPSQLDYLAVGFLFSEGLIEHSHELLDWEVTQLTDSASLKKFTEDSIDQTNASMAFEQLLDYDVYVVELVLNQRCYQRIQAQKRQLAGRTGCGMCGMTGLTQALPDLSDYLKHRQQNEQKSTATMPSLDSLLNIRAQVDDKQHTHQLTGAVHAAATMHDQHLYLFEDVGRHNALDKLIGWKLRHKVEVECVIMTSRLSIELVQKSIRTQIPWLVGMSAPTSTAVRVAQRYGLGLAGFLRDNRVTYYSGL, encoded by the coding sequence ATGATAGTTGAAAATAATGCCCAATATAGCGCCAAAGTATCGGCAGATAGCGTGTCTGAAGACTTAGAGCTGCCTGCGACACCGCTTGCACGTAACCATATGGCGCAAAAACACTCTTATCCATTAAATGAGTATGGTCGCAATAATATTGGTATTGAAAGCTTTGATGAGATTCATATTGATCGTCAGCTGGCAAGCTTGGCTGTGGAGGCGGCAATTGCCATTGTCATCAATGGTATTCATTATGCGGTACTGATGGCCAGCCCCAGCCAGCTTGATTACTTAGCGGTTGGGTTTTTGTTCAGTGAAGGCTTGATTGAGCATAGTCACGAGTTACTCGATTGGGAAGTGACTCAACTTACGGATAGCGCAAGCTTAAAAAAGTTTACTGAAGATTCAATCGATCAAACTAATGCCTCAATGGCATTTGAGCAGTTATTAGATTACGATGTTTATGTGGTGGAACTGGTATTAAACCAGCGCTGCTATCAGCGTATACAAGCACAAAAACGGCAGCTTGCGGGTCGAACAGGATGCGGTATGTGCGGTATGACTGGGCTTACGCAAGCGCTGCCAGATTTGAGTGATTATTTAAAACATAGGCAACAGAACGAGCAAAAAAGTACAGCAACCATGCCAAGCCTTGACAGTTTATTAAACATACGAGCACAAGTCGATGACAAGCAACACACGCATCAATTGACAGGCGCGGTTCATGCGGCGGCCACTATGCACGATCAGCATTTGTACCTGTTTGAAGATGTGGGACGCCACAATGCGCTTGATAAACTTATTGGTTGGAAATTGCGCCATAAGGTAGAGGTTGAGTGCGTTATCATGACTTCACGATTATCGATTGAGCTGGTACAAAAATCTATTCGTACTCAAATACCTTGGTTGGTTGGTATGTCCGCGCCTACCAGTACCGCAGTGCGTGTTGCTCAGCGCTACGGGCTGGGGTTGGCGGGATTTTTACGAGACAATAGAGTGACTTATTATTCAGGGCTTTAG
- a CDS encoding sodium:solute symporter family protein, which yields MFQFSAFTIILLLVAFYGGTYLLSLLIKKDKESTSGFMVAGHGVGFGMGAASMTATWIWAASFYAAATSGYKYGVSGPIHYGFWGALMILFIYPFGMRFRELAPNGHTLGELIHARHGSSSQLILAISNIMGSLISLMVNFTAAGALVSVLSPLSFQTGVIIAGVGVLSYTLTSGFRASVFTDFAQLVALMAIGIVIIPAVLFSMGGPSVMVSGLSNLTFEQQNFFSSEAFFQQGAPFFVAVLAYAIGNQTITQRLFAIDKTKIKSTFITATVGYAGIVIGLGMIGLMALTIGVEPLDGNMNNLIPQMVSTYLHPVFIALFFILVIGSLSSTADSDLSALSTIMMADVYGKNIAKKGNVKPKTMMLVGRGTMIIATAAGLVFASFKLDILVMLVFVGALWGSIVFPVIASVYWNRVTNTAFTAAVIVGLLFFCIARFELIPIVGITALFFEIMASVGGAVVIGLMVFGFLGRKMGLLAAAIALLFMLIFATGFLRQYMVLVASLTAYGVSTIVCVIVSLMGNERFDFDLIAQRVGSYDKKSKADTQPAPDA from the coding sequence TTGTTTCAATTTTCGGCGTTCACCATTATTTTATTATTGGTTGCGTTTTATGGCGGTACCTACTTGCTGTCTTTATTGATTAAAAAAGACAAAGAATCAACCAGTGGCTTTATGGTTGCGGGACACGGTGTCGGTTTTGGTATGGGTGCGGCGAGTATGACCGCAACATGGATTTGGGCGGCATCGTTTTATGCGGCCGCTACTTCCGGCTATAAATATGGGGTTTCAGGGCCGATACATTATGGCTTTTGGGGCGCGTTGATGATTTTATTCATCTATCCATTTGGCATGCGCTTTCGTGAACTGGCACCCAACGGACACACTCTAGGCGAGCTGATTCATGCCCGCCATGGCTCATCAAGCCAATTAATTTTAGCCATATCTAATATTATGGGCAGCTTAATTAGCTTGATGGTCAATTTTACGGCTGCTGGTGCACTGGTATCAGTACTCTCACCGCTATCGTTCCAGACGGGTGTGATTATCGCGGGTGTCGGGGTGCTCAGCTATACCTTAACCTCGGGCTTTCGCGCCTCGGTGTTTACCGATTTTGCTCAATTGGTCGCTTTGATGGCGATTGGTATCGTTATTATTCCAGCAGTACTATTCTCTATGGGTGGTCCTTCGGTTATGGTTAGCGGACTATCAAACCTAACTTTTGAGCAACAAAATTTCTTCTCATCTGAAGCCTTTTTTCAGCAAGGTGCGCCGTTCTTTGTCGCAGTATTGGCTTATGCTATTGGTAATCAAACCATTACCCAGCGCTTGTTTGCGATTGATAAAACTAAAATCAAATCCACCTTTATTACCGCTACTGTCGGCTATGCTGGTATTGTTATCGGTCTGGGTATGATAGGTCTCATGGCATTAACGATTGGTGTTGAGCCGCTTGATGGCAACATGAATAACCTAATTCCACAGATGGTTAGTACATATCTACATCCCGTATTTATCGCCCTATTCTTTATTTTGGTTATCGGCTCGCTATCGTCAACCGCTGATTCAGATTTATCAGCTCTTTCAACCATTATGATGGCCGATGTCTATGGCAAAAATATTGCCAAAAAAGGTAACGTAAAGCCAAAAACTATGATGCTAGTCGGTCGTGGCACTATGATTATAGCCACTGCTGCCGGTCTTGTTTTTGCCAGCTTTAAACTTGATATTCTAGTAATGCTGGTTTTTGTTGGTGCATTATGGGGCTCCATCGTCTTTCCGGTTATTGCCAGTGTATACTGGAATCGGGTGACCAATACTGCCTTTACCGCCGCAGTTATCGTCGGGTTATTATTCTTTTGTATCGCCCGCTTTGAGTTGATTCCAATCGTCGGTATAACGGCGCTATTCTTTGAGATTATGGCCAGTGTTGGCGGCGCAGTCGTCATAGGACTTATGGTCTTTGGCTTCTTAGGTCGCAAAATGGGACTGTTAGCGGCTGCCATTGCGCTGCTGTTCATGTTGATATTCGCTACCGGGTTCTTACGTCAATATATGGTGCTGGTCGCCTCGCTAACAGCTTATGGTGTCAGTACCATCGTTTGTGTGATTGTCAGCCTGATGGGTAATGAGCGCTTTGACTTTGACTTAATCGCACAGCGCGTTGGTAGTTACGATAAAAAGTCTAAAGCTGACACGCAACCGGCACCAGACGCTTAA
- a CDS encoding putative transporter small subunit, translating to MDNVFFYGFYILVWPAITLGVLILICTATYRDIKKAQRDNKDIV from the coding sequence ATGGATAATGTTTTTTTCTACGGGTTTTATATTTTAGTATGGCCAGCGATTACGCTTGGCGTGTTGATACTAATTTGCACCGCGACCTATCGCGATATCAAAAAAGCTCAGCGTGATAATAAAGACATCGTTTAG
- a CDS encoding helix-turn-helix domain-containing protein, with the protein MPDINKLLEQNDAGFKRYTGIRKTTFKAMLEAMQQHEAAKTKSGRPSELRLEAQLLLALTYWREYRTLYHIGMDFGIHESSASHMVRKVEDILIKSGQFDLPKKLPRGDV; encoded by the coding sequence ATGCCCGACATAAATAAACTACTTGAGCAAAACGATGCAGGCTTCAAACGCTATACGGGTATTCGCAAAACCACCTTTAAAGCCATGTTAGAAGCCATGCAACAACATGAAGCAGCAAAGACCAAATCAGGTCGTCCAAGCGAGCTTAGATTGGAAGCGCAGCTCCTGCTTGCACTGACTTATTGGCGTGAATACCGAACGCTTTATCACATCGGTATGGACTTTGGTATTCATGAGTCTTCTGCCAGTCATATGGTTCGTAAAGTAGAAGATATTCTTATTAAATCAGGTCAGTTTGACTTACCTAAAAAGCTACCTCGGGGCGATGTTTAA
- a CDS encoding tetratricopeptide repeat protein: protein MTLQALKRMLVYRVMVLGVLLKFPISAKAMNLAASTNLAENGDMSDQFQLGSMYENSKGVHQDFAIAIKWYKKAANQGHTDAQFRLGSMFENAKGVQQDYTIVVKWYQKAANQGHIRSQFKLGSMYENAKGVQQDLTMAIKWYQKSANLGHTDSQFYLGLMYKNGVGISQDFTVAVKWFQKAADQGHIGSQFKLGLMYKNGFGIAQDFSMAVEWFKKSANQGYADSQFKLGLMYENGFGITQDFAVAVQWYEKAANQNHLSARISLGEMYSSGQGVLQNYTRALELFQKAAEQGSHSAEFNLGLMHLEGYGVRQSKVMAKEWFGKSCDNGNQYACDRYRMLNTEEY from the coding sequence ATGACTTTACAAGCGCTAAAGCGAATGTTGGTTTATAGAGTAATGGTTTTAGGTGTACTTTTAAAATTTCCAATATCAGCTAAGGCTATGAACCTAGCAGCTTCTACAAATTTAGCAGAGAATGGGGATATGTCAGATCAGTTCCAGCTTGGGTCAATGTATGAAAATAGCAAAGGCGTTCACCAAGATTTTGCTATAGCAATTAAGTGGTATAAGAAGGCCGCTAATCAAGGTCATACTGACGCTCAGTTCCGTCTTGGATCAATGTTTGAGAATGCCAAAGGTGTGCAGCAAGACTACACGATAGTAGTTAAGTGGTATCAGAAAGCAGCCAACCAAGGTCACATTAGATCTCAATTCAAGCTTGGGTCAATGTATGAGAATGCCAAAGGGGTCCAGCAAGATCTTACTATGGCAATTAAGTGGTATCAAAAATCAGCTAACCTAGGTCATACCGACTCTCAGTTCTACCTTGGGTTAATGTATAAAAATGGAGTTGGAATTTCTCAAGATTTTACTGTAGCAGTAAAATGGTTTCAAAAGGCAGCTGACCAAGGTCACATTGGATCTCAATTCAAGCTTGGGTTGATGTATAAGAATGGATTTGGGATTGCTCAAGATTTTTCTATGGCAGTGGAATGGTTCAAAAAATCAGCTAACCAAGGCTATGCTGATTCTCAGTTCAAGCTTGGGCTGATGTATGAGAATGGATTCGGTATCACCCAAGACTTTGCTGTGGCAGTGCAATGGTATGAAAAGGCAGCCAATCAAAATCACCTATCAGCGCGAATCAGCCTTGGAGAAATGTACTCGAGTGGCCAAGGCGTTCTACAAAACTATACTAGAGCACTTGAGCTGTTTCAAAAGGCAGCAGAACAAGGGAGTCATTCAGCTGAATTTAATTTGGGACTAATGCATCTTGAGGGATATGGTGTGCGCCAAAGCAAAGTGATGGCAAAAGAATGGTTTGGTAAATCTTGCGACAATGGGAATCAATATGCCTGTGATCGATATAGAATGCTAAATACAGAAGAATACTAA
- a CDS encoding integrase core domain-containing protein, with protein MSDFGMPLHNALAETVNGLYKTEVIEYLKEQWSGVNDVELATIEWVDWFNKTRLHSTIGYVLPFEFESMYYDNLNWLGRAA; from the coding sequence CTGTCCGATTTTGGTATGCCACTACACAACGCGCTGGCTGAAACAGTCAATGGATTGTACAAGACAGAGGTAATTGAGTACTTAAAGGAGCAATGGAGTGGCGTGAATGATGTTGAATTAGCAACCATTGAATGGGTAGATTGGTTTAATAAAACACGTCTGCATAGTACGATTGGATATGTGTTGCCTTTTGAGTTTGAGTCGATGTATTATGATAATCTTAATTGGTTAGGCCGAGCGGCCTAA
- a CDS encoding M20 aminoacylase family protein: MLINETLLDEVKQWRKQIHSQPELGFKEFKTSSFIVDKLQSFGIEVHQGLGGTGVVGTLKNGSGPTIGLRSDIDALPIKEQNDVDYKSTHENCMHACGHDGHTSVLLGTAKHLSQHRNFDGTIHFIFQPAEEVLGGAKAMIDDGLFDKFPMDAVYGLHNWPGLPVGEIAVNNGPMMASFDTFEITLTGKGTHAAMPHLGADPIAAGAALITNIQSIISRRVSPLKSGVISVTQMNSGDTTNVIPDYAILKGTVRSFDMDIRQSMQDMLTEMVTTLPPLYGVKGEIDYHIRYPVTTNDSQAYLDIKEAATKVLGADKVKTDVEPSMASEDFSFMSQVVKGAYFWLGVDGNTPSKPLHNASYDFNDDAIETGIKVWVSLIESKLPKSR; the protein is encoded by the coding sequence ATGTTAATTAACGAAACACTATTAGATGAAGTTAAACAGTGGCGCAAACAGATTCATAGCCAGCCAGAGCTTGGTTTTAAAGAGTTCAAGACCTCGTCATTTATTGTTGACAAGTTACAGTCCTTTGGGATTGAAGTGCATCAAGGATTGGGTGGTACTGGGGTTGTCGGTACGCTTAAGAACGGCTCAGGCCCTACTATTGGGCTACGATCTGATATCGATGCTTTACCCATAAAAGAGCAAAACGATGTTGATTATAAATCCACCCACGAAAACTGTATGCACGCCTGTGGTCATGATGGTCACACTTCAGTCCTACTAGGTACAGCAAAACATCTAAGCCAACACAGAAACTTTGACGGAACGATTCATTTTATCTTTCAACCTGCTGAAGAGGTTTTAGGCGGCGCAAAGGCAATGATTGACGATGGTTTATTTGACAAATTTCCTATGGACGCGGTTTACGGACTGCATAACTGGCCAGGACTACCTGTGGGAGAAATTGCCGTCAATAATGGACCTATGATGGCATCTTTTGATACTTTTGAGATTACTTTAACGGGTAAAGGCACGCATGCAGCTATGCCGCACTTAGGGGCTGATCCCATTGCGGCAGGAGCAGCATTAATCACTAATATTCAGTCCATCATCTCTCGCAGAGTGTCTCCACTCAAATCAGGTGTTATTAGTGTGACGCAGATGAATAGCGGCGATACTACCAATGTCATTCCTGATTATGCCATTCTAAAAGGCACGGTCCGTAGCTTTGATATGGACATACGCCAATCCATGCAGGATATGCTTACAGAAATGGTAACAACCTTACCGCCTTTATATGGCGTCAAAGGTGAAATTGATTACCACATTCGTTATCCAGTAACCACCAATGACAGCCAAGCCTATCTTGACATTAAAGAGGCTGCTACCAAAGTGCTGGGCGCTGATAAGGTAAAGACTGATGTAGAGCCCTCAATGGCTTCTGAGGACTTTTCATTCATGAGCCAAGTGGTTAAAGGCGCTTATTTTTGGTTGGGTGTCGATGGCAATACCCCTTCTAAACCCTTGCATAACGCGTCCTATGACTTTAACGATGATGCCATTGAGACCGGTATTAAGGTGTGGGTTTCTTTAATAGAGTCTAAGCTACCAAAAAGTCGTTAG
- a CDS encoding DUF3100 domain-containing protein yields MNNNSVLSPTMTKHLLDWKLHLLVIVVSLLAEWIGIIKIPIGIGVLVLLPLLYAFIFAILLNPNVIPSMKAVITKKRAKFASYAILLSIMPFIAKFGVGVGPNIEEIIAAGPALLLQELGNVATALIALPVAVLVFGMGREAIGATHSIAREPNIALIADKYGLQSAEGMGVMGVYVMGTLFGAIYFSLMAGIIASMDIMDIRALAMACGIGSGSMMGACSAALAETVPAQEETITAFAATSNLLTYATGLFVSLFVALPVTEFLYKVTSKFKKNGSADAATQTDFGAGIQEQSILSVWQSVALLTVICVVLLLSNWVGQDVSPISALPAMLILFACCIIGILLKQVIPINVPAIAWISIVAILISLPQFPMSEYVLVETEKLGVLQLITPVLAYAGFAISQMEVNLFKKSGFKIAVVAILTFTGTFLGSAMIAQVML; encoded by the coding sequence ATGAATAATAATAGTGTGCTGTCACCTACAATGACCAAGCACCTACTTGATTGGAAGCTGCATTTACTTGTGATTGTTGTGTCACTACTTGCAGAATGGATAGGCATCATTAAGATTCCTATCGGCATTGGTGTATTGGTATTACTGCCTTTACTATATGCATTTATCTTTGCAATACTATTAAACCCCAACGTTATTCCTTCAATGAAAGCGGTCATAACCAAGAAACGAGCAAAATTTGCCAGTTATGCCATTCTTTTAAGTATCATGCCTTTTATTGCTAAGTTTGGTGTTGGCGTTGGTCCTAATATTGAAGAAATAATAGCCGCAGGTCCAGCACTACTGCTACAAGAACTAGGTAATGTAGCCACTGCCCTTATTGCCTTACCCGTTGCGGTATTGGTATTTGGCATGGGGCGAGAAGCTATCGGGGCCACTCATTCCATCGCTCGTGAACCCAATATTGCTTTAATCGCTGATAAATATGGACTTCAGAGTGCCGAAGGTATGGGTGTCATGGGCGTCTACGTAATGGGCACGTTATTCGGAGCAATTTATTTCTCATTAATGGCTGGTATCATTGCTTCTATGGATATCATGGATATTCGGGCGCTAGCAATGGCTTGTGGTATCGGTAGTGGTAGCATGATGGGTGCCTGTTCGGCAGCACTGGCAGAGACTGTTCCTGCTCAAGAGGAAACCATTACTGCATTTGCCGCGACCTCCAATCTGTTAACTTATGCCACAGGACTGTTCGTCAGCTTATTTGTTGCTCTTCCAGTTACAGAGTTTTTATACAAAGTTACCAGCAAATTCAAAAAGAATGGTAGCGCTGATGCCGCCACACAAACAGATTTTGGCGCCGGTATACAAGAGCAATCTATTCTGTCGGTATGGCAGTCTGTTGCTCTACTAACTGTTATATGTGTCGTACTGCTATTGAGTAATTGGGTTGGACAAGACGTTAGTCCAATCTCTGCTTTGCCTGCTATGCTGATTCTATTTGCTTGTTGTATCATTGGAATCCTATTAAAACAAGTTATCCCTATTAATGTTCCCGCTATTGCTTGGATATCAATCGTGGCTATTCTAATATCCTTGCCACAATTCCCAATGAGCGAATACGTCTTAGTAGAAACAGAAAAGCTGGGGGTCTTACAACTAATTACCCCTGTGCTTGCTTATGCAGGATTTGCAATTTCCCAGATGGAAGTAAATTTATTCAAAAAGTCCGGATTTAAAATTGCAGTTGTTGCCATACTTACCTTTACGGGTACTTTCTTAGGGTCGGCTATGATTGCACAAGTTATGCTGTAA
- a CDS encoding LD-carboxypeptidase has product MRSTIPALQQPSKDKQKNIKKESKTATGLNRRQFLRRVGVNAGAGLLAAQSITQSLADTTIDQDKNTQLTKDDWPTSLVTDSPLSQEGSQTLSPQANCIVPSIETRLFASSNVGNNNTRNELALDRMACAGFKVANPTIVSRQYLRFAGTDSQRASDLQNIATGAIAAPKLLLGVRGGYGAVRLLPMIDWQTLGRIMQERGTILAGFSDVTAIQCALLAQGGMSSLAAPMLYSEFGKTKPDQVSCRQFAEALSNPNLTIDVQSAVLTSQKLPTILASNDSQTLTGTIWGGNLSVVSALAGSDYLPRIDGGIVFLEDVGEQPYRIERMLYDLYLAGVFKRQQAIVFGALSGAGEDSYDARYDVATVIRQLHKLTGLPIYNGMSFGHISKKHSFPLGARCQINPNTEGGYKLTFADYPTIKVDNMNVEGLWQRL; this is encoded by the coding sequence ATGCGCTCAACGATACCAGCTCTACAACAACCATCAAAAGACAAACAAAAAAATATAAAAAAAGAGTCTAAAACAGCTACTGGGCTCAATCGACGACAGTTTTTACGCCGAGTAGGGGTGAATGCTGGTGCGGGCCTTCTGGCGGCTCAAAGTATTACTCAGTCGTTAGCCGATACCACTATTGATCAAGATAAAAACACGCAGCTGACCAAAGATGATTGGCCAACGTCATTGGTTACTGACAGTCCATTATCGCAGGAAGGGTCACAGACGCTATCGCCACAAGCAAATTGTATAGTGCCCAGTATTGAGACACGGCTTTTTGCCAGCTCCAATGTAGGTAATAATAATACGCGTAACGAGTTGGCATTAGATCGTATGGCATGTGCAGGCTTTAAGGTCGCTAATCCTACCATCGTCAGTCGGCAATATTTGCGCTTTGCCGGTACAGATTCGCAGCGAGCTAGTGATCTACAGAATATTGCGACGGGTGCTATAGCTGCCCCCAAACTACTGCTTGGCGTGCGTGGTGGTTACGGTGCGGTACGTTTATTGCCCATGATAGATTGGCAAACGCTGGGGCGAATTATGCAGGAGCGCGGTACGATACTCGCAGGTTTTAGCGATGTTACCGCTATACAGTGTGCGTTACTGGCGCAAGGGGGCATGAGTTCGCTTGCCGCCCCGATGCTCTATAGCGAGTTTGGCAAAACCAAACCGGATCAAGTCAGTTGCCGCCAGTTTGCAGAAGCACTAAGTAATCCTAATTTAACTATTGATGTGCAAAGCGCAGTATTGACCAGTCAGAAGTTACCGACCATTCTTGCGAGTAATGACAGCCAAACACTGACCGGAACGATTTGGGGTGGTAATCTTAGCGTAGTATCAGCGCTGGCGGGTAGTGACTATCTGCCGCGTATTGATGGCGGTATCGTGTTCTTAGAAGATGTTGGCGAGCAGCCTTATCGGATTGAGCGCATGCTGTATGACTTGTATTTAGCTGGCGTGTTCAAGCGTCAACAAGCCATCGTATTTGGCGCATTATCGGGAGCAGGCGAAGACAGCTATGACGCACGTTATGATGTGGCAACTGTTATTCGACAGCTTCATAAGCTAACCGGACTGCCTATCTATAATGGTATGAGTTTTGGACATATCAGTAAAAAACACAGCTTTCCGCTGGGGGCACGTTGTCAGATTAATCCCAATACAGAAGGCGGCTACAAATTGACTTTCGCGGATTATCCCACTATTAAAGTAGATAATATGAATGTTGAAGGATTGTGGCAAAGGTTGTAG